tgttttctttgtcttaaaattttttcagttcAGAAATACCACACTGTGAATGGCCACAACTGTGAAGTAAGGAAAGCCCTATCTAAGCAAGAGATGGCTAGTGCCTCATCCAGCCAAAGGGGTGAGTTTGTTACTTAATTAAATCTTAAACATAATTTTGAGTAATTCCAATTTGTACAGCCTAACACTTAAAATTTGTCTCTTCAGGTCGAAGTGGTTCTGGAAACTTTGGTGGTGGTCGTGGAGGTGGTTTTGGTGGGAATGACAACTTTGGTCGTGGAGGAAACTTCAGTGGTCGAGGTATGTGTGGTTATAGTTTACTAATAAGAGTTAATGGTAAAATTATAATTACCCCCAGATGACTTATCCAAAGTTACATTTTAATCCAGATGTAGTTCCAGCTTCTCACTAACCGGTAGTTAGTCTTGCATACGGAAATAATTCACTGATTTAATGCTGCCTAAAATTTAGACTTAAAAGGGGGTGACTTGTATGCGATCCACATACTTCAaacctgtttttttgttgttgttttttttttttttttaattctgcttttctcCAGGTGGCTTTGGTGGCAGCCGCGGTGGTGGTGGATatggtggcagtggggatggcTATAACGGATTTGGTAATGATGGTAagttttgttggttttatttAAGGAACtacagataaaaagttttggcaaCCTTTAGAATAGGCTAATAGAGACTAAAACTTTAGTGCATGATAAGCTCAATTTTGACCTAATAGCATGTTGTGAGCAGGTTTTTAGCTGTCATGCTAGCACAGAATTTGACTGTTGAATACTTTTGTCTTATTGAGAAGAATTGTATTCTTGTAGGTGGTTATGGAGGAGGCGGCCCTGGTTACtctggaggaagcagaggctaTGGAAGTGGTGGACAGGGTTATGGAAACCAGGGCAGTGGCTATGGCGGGAGTGACAGCTATAACAACGGAGGAGGCGGAGGCGGCTTTGGCGGTGGTAGTGGTAGGTATCCAGTGATCCAAGTACTGGTGCAATAGCTAGATTAGCCTTTTAGAGTTTATCCATATGGGGACTTGATGCTTGTGTGTTAACGCTGCATGGTACTTTTTTAACGGGCTTGCAATGCTACCTCCTCCTAGCTTTAAGCTGGGGCCGCCTCACTCccaatagatagatggataagtGGATAGTGGTGTCTTCAATTGGAATTAGATTAGATTCTAGCAGGATTTAGTGTCTTAACTCTTGGGGTCTCAGGCACTTAGTTGATGTATCCAGCATGTGTTTGCCGTGCCCCTGGATGGGTAAAAGGTCTTCAAGGCAAGAGAATATATCATTTTGCTATACTGTGGTGAGttgggtaaatttttttttaattattggatTATTCAACTGAATGCCTTGCCCAGAAAGgataaaatacaaagataaacatTGGAGCCACCAGTTTTGGGAGCAAGGCAGATCAAGGAACTTTTTTACTTTGAACaccagaatttttcattttccccgAGTAACAGATAAAGGCCCTCTTTTCCATTCTTAGGAAGCAATTTTGGAGGTGGTGGAAGCTACAATGATTTTGGCAGTTACAACAATCAATCTTCAAATTTTGGACCCATGAAAGGAGGAAACTTTGGAGGCAGAAGTTCTGGCCCCTATGGTGGTGGAGGCCAATACTTTGCCAAACCCCGAAACCAAGGTATGGTGTATATGTGGTATTGGAGGGCTAAACTAGTACTGTTGAGGAAAATATTAGACTTTTAGGCAATGCAGGTGCAGAAAAAAAGCTGACAATTTAAAATCTTGAGGAAATTTTAAGTGGTAACTTGTAGTTCAGTTAGGAAAATCATGTGAGCCCAAACTTGTGAATTTGAACTTATACGATACAAATATGAAAGCCCCAAATATAAAAGCATTACCGTTATTATTCATACATTTAAAGCTTAAGGGAACAAATTTGTTCTTAGGTGGCTATGGTGgttccagcagcagcagtagctatGGCAGTGGCAGAAGGTTTTGATTACTGTCAGGTAAGTGAACACCTTTTTTTGTTTCCACTtaattttcttgtaattgataatGAACACAGTAACCCTAATGTAGCTGAGCAGTGAAACATAGTTAACattataattacaataaaattgtGGATATTAAGTTAATATTCAGATCAGCAAAATTTGTGGGAAACAACTTGCTATTGGATTGTAGCCTTGAGTGTTAATATGTTTAGATTAACAACTTTATTCCATATTGTTCAACAGGAAACAAAGCTtagcaggagaggagagccagAGAAGTGACAGGGAAGCTACAGGTTACAACAGATTTGTGAACTCAGCCAAGCACAGTGGTGGCAGGGCCTAGCTGCTACAAAGAAGACATGTTTTAGACAATACTCATGTGTATGGGCAAAAAAACTCGAGGACTGTATTTGTGACTAATTGTATAACAGgttattttagtttctgttctGTGGAAAGTGTAAAGCATTCCAACAAAGGgttttaatgtagatttttttttttttttttttttttttgcacccatGCTGTTGATTGCTAAATGTAATAGTCTGATCATGACGCtgaataaatgtgtcttttttttaaatgtgctgtgTAAAGTTAGTCTACTCTGAAGCCATTTTGGTAAACTACCCCAACAGTGTGAAGTTAGTATTCCTTCAGGGTGATGCCAGGTtccattcaaaatttatttacaacCTGCTTTGGTGGAGAAGCTATTGTCTTCCGAAACCTTGGTGTAGTTGAACTGACAGTTACTACGTTGTGACCTGGAGTTCACCGTGAAAAGGGTCACCCAAGCAAAGTCATGGAGTTTTTTGATTATTAATATGATTGTTGGCACATCCTATGCAATATATCTAAATTGGATTATGGTACCAGATATAGATGGGAATGAAGCTTGTGTATCATCCATTATCATGtgtaataaataaacaatttaatacCCTCTTGAATGGAATGACAACTGTATGGATTTGGGACTGGCAGAGCTTTGGACCTTCCCTACCCGCTACCCCTGATAATGTTGAATGCTTCTATCACAATTCAAGTTCAAAACTCTGCCAGAGAATAGAAACCAGATGCTGGCTAATGCCACCCCATAAATCCACAAATTAGAAGTTTTGGGGAGACCTTTTTAAACTGACCAGTACCAGTAAGGAACTTACTCTTAACACAAAAACAGGTTTACATTAAAGGAAAACTGCGGTTTTTGTTCTGGTTGGGTGGGTCTTTATATAGGTTTATGGATTGACACACTAGTAATTTTCTGTATGGAGATAaaaatttgttgatatggtgagCCATATTATCTACTTTAATTCACGCTAACTGCAGTTTTCCTTTAAATACGGCACAAGGTGACACAAACATTCTAAAATGTTGATTGTatagaaaatgatttctaaaCCTTTATAACAGTTTACTTAATATCTAATTGTTATTTGTACATAGCTTCCTTTGAGCCCTCCCTTTGGTACCCTCAATTTCAGTGCCATTGTACTTAGTAGAATAGAAATTTGTTTATCACTAGGACTGTGTATTCCATCCCATGGGTGTGTTACTTGGAagtttggggagggggttgggtggggttgggtgggaggtggaggtgggtgggaaaGCGTGGATAATAGTTCCATGGGCTTGATACTGGCTGAGTTTGCAATGGCAGGTGGAACCTTAACTATTGAGGGAGTTTGCAGATACCTCAGGATTCGTGACAATGCCTTTAAAGATCCAGGAGAGATGTTCAGCTACTAGGAACTGCTAGCAAGTATAGCGCGAATGGCTCCGAGGTCAGACACTCTACAGCTGAGAGTAGACACTTGTGGTATGTGGAGTACAGATAAGCCAGGGGCAGGCCACGGCACGCTCCATGAAAGCTAGGAGGGAGTGAAGTTTCAGTGACCATCgcaaggaaggagggagacaaGAGTAAGGCACACCTGACTCTTAGACCTAGCAGTCAGAACCAGGAGAAAAGGTTTTATTGCTATGCTGGTAGGTAAGAACAGATTTTACTTACATCCATATAGCTCTCTAAAATCCAGctttctctcatattttctttaatatattgaGCCAAAACTAGTCCAGTTAAGCTGAACTTGGTTTTTCTGGAAATGAATTGCTTTTTAAGTTGACACCCTATTCTTGGTGGCTCCCAACTGAAGGAAGTGAGCACTTTAATTACTTGTATAGTGATACATTCTTACCCTTTAATTTCTATATTTCCTATCTTTTGACCTATTAACTTAAAACAATGGCTCAAAGTAATGTATTAGAATCTTCCCCAGAATGCtggtgggagggtgggtggaccattagtgggaggtgggagggtttAGCCTGAGATGGAACTTGGCTCTGAGAAAAGCTAGTTCTAAAGGCTGTTTACTTTTCTAGGGAGGAGTGTGCTACCACAGGCTTAGCAACTcttaacaaacaaaattccagttCAAGCTCATGGCCAAAAGGTAGGTGTTTATATAGTAACAGTGCTTAGTATTCCTACAGTAAAACGGCAAGCTGTGCCTCAGAACTAAAAAAGTAAGATCTcgtaatttgttttctattatctGATCTGACAGACTGTAGCCAGCAAAAAGCTATTAAAACAATGGGATTCTCAGTAAAGAGAGTGGACATAATTGTAGCATCTTTCAGCTActtatgtatatacttttttcttttttgcaggaCCATCCTTACGAGGACCTTTATCTGAGCCACTGTGCACTTCATTTTCACTGCCATGCAGTAGTCATTAGCTGCTGTGCAGCTTGAATTAATCATTCAATTTtgtgaatggatttttttaaaaataaaatgcatttaactTGGTTTTGgttcttgttttctatgtcttcttcATGATGTTTATGGTAAATAATTTGAGATAGTGCATGTTCTTTACTAGATCAAGTTTGAGAACGGGAAATGCAGGAGTTAATGGTAAACCAGAAGAATTTTACCCTCATTCCTTACCAGTGTTTTTCCCTGTAGTCACTGTAAGCTGTTGAAAGAAAACTGCGTTATAAATGCTTTAAGCACAGCCGTGTGTTAATTCAGATGGAGGAAGTACTGGGTTTGTTGGAAGTGATTCTAATACTatgtattactattttttaaagtttgtcccATCAGCATCCATGGTTTAGTGAAATCAGAGAAACTGGTTTTCTTTGGCTGCAGGAGTAAATCTCGACCCAGTTGGAAGTGAGCTGTTTGCTACTGCTCCTCTTGAACAGGTCCTTTTTGTAGCTCTCTTGGCAAGGGAAAATCAAGTTGTAGTAAAGACTGGCAGATGCTGTTGAATTTGAGTCTCTTCTGGGAACTGCGCTTATCTGTTCAGTTCCTGAGGGGCATAGTGGATCTCAtcttgggtgaataaatatttaattggtCAGTTATTTCAGGCTTCAAAAATATTGAGCCAAGGGTAAGAAGGTAAAGGAAGTTCTTTACCTTCTCAAAGGTAATgaacctaaaaatattttaaagcaatagtTGAACTCTaggaaatgtttatattttttctaccATCCTCAGGAAAGGTCATTatctagcctcagtttccatccttgataaaagggaatgaagtgtGTGAATCCATAGGTCAGTTATCTTACTACCAGAATTACAAGTAAGAATCTCCATTTACTGAATGAGCCTTCTCTGATTCATACAACAATGGTTTGGAGGGATAGGACAACTGAGGCTACCAGTTTGCTGAAAAGTAAATTCCCTAGTTTTTAAATGAGAACCTGTAGGAAGATAAATACCTTGTTCAAATTCTTGTGACCACCCTTCCCGTCTTTGGCCTTAGTTACTGTTAAATATGTGTATCTGAGGGTCTTCCCCGCTACGGTGTACTCCATGAGAAGTGTCTCCTGTTCACTACCTCCAATGCCTAGAATGATACCTAAGCTTATTGGGTGCCtagtaaatattggttgaatgaatgttTAAATTTGCCTGTGAATTAACCATCTTTGTGAGTTTGGTTAGAATGAAAAACTTCATTCTGATAGCCCTTAAGCAAACTAATCAAATTGAACAACTAATCTCACTACTTGACAACTAATCTCATTACTACTTGATCCCACGTGTTCAGGTTTTTGAGAAAGTTGACAGGTTGGACTGTCTTCAGATCTATTAGGAATAGGAAGCTTTCATTCCCTAGAGAccactttttttctgaatctgtaGGCATGAAGATTCCACTTTGATCACTTCTGTCTGCTTTTTTGTCTCACGACTGTAATGAATATCAAAACTTGGAAGTATGGTTTCTGTATTGAAATGGAACTAGTAAAATTGAATAGAAgtgtaaagagaaacaaaatacacCAGAggtaatttatataatttactgATTGGGAAGATTGGGAACCACCCCAATTCCAAGCAAGGAGATGGTGTGTGGAGGTTTGACTGGACTTTGATCCGTGTGGCTAAGATTCTGAAACCTAGTTGTGTTCTAAGAAAAAATAAGGCCCTAGATCTTCAAGGATCTAGAAAGGGGGGCGGAGGCACCAAAACAAGAATTGGGTAACATCTGTCTAATGTAACCAGGGAGATGGAAGAGTTCACTGAAATGCATACTGTGCTCTGCTGTGGAGCAGACTTTACCCAGACCTGGGTGTGAAATCCCCTGAAACTTGGGTGTCCAATCAAATTCTCTCATTCCAATCAAGAGCAGCTCACTCAGTCTTCTGAGAGAGCTCTGGCATATCAGGACCCAGGCTGAGGGAGTCCTGTAGAAGTAGGCACGAGGAGGGGAAAACGGCCTGTGGGCATTCTAGGATTTCCAGTGCCCCAGAGTTTGAGAAAGGAGTGGCCTAACACTCAGGGACCTCTCACAGAGGGTCCAGCCAGCTCTGGCAGCAATCAATCTCAACTCTATAAGTAGGGGGCCACCTGAGAAGGTGCGGTTCCTCAAATCATCTATGGCCCCTGGCTCTGAGAAGGGGAGTGAAGGTGGTAGATACCACACTGCTCAGGCCCAAGTGTCGTCATGTGTCCCGTCCTCATACAGAGCCGTAGGGGAAAGAAGCAAGCTCAGCAGAACTACCTCCCTGCCACCAACAGGCAGTGAGCTCCGAGGAGCACCCCTTTCATCACCCTCCCTCGAGAAGGAAGACACAGCAGAAAGCTATTTCTGTAGAGTGCTTTATATACCAAAGCTCAAACAAGAGATTGGAGACCTGGGAAACTGAATCACGGAAGAGAGattccagccctgccctcacatCCTCGCCTCCAGGCAAGCCTCACGAAACACACCTTGGACCTTCCAGATGCCAGGTTTCCCACTGTGGTCCCTCCTGGTCTACAGAACTCAGCTCCTTCTGGGCCTCACGGCTGGGGAGTACCTTTATCAGAAGAGAATGAAGGAAACCTCCATCATCAGTCCCACCCCTCCGGCCAGCTCAGTCTGCGGCCTCCATCTTGGTCCCCCGGGGCACCAGGAAGACGGCCCCGTCAGCAGCTTGGCGCAGCGCATACTCTTCAGGGGAGTAGCTGTTGCCTGCCTCATCCCGCAGGTGCTGGAAAATGTCACGATACAGCTCCGTCAGCTGTCGGCGCATGACCTCCAGGGTCCGGTCGGCCTCGCCTCGGGCCCGGAGGAGCTGCTCCCGCTCACTGCCCAGCCGCTCCAGTTCCCGCTCCAGCTGCACGATGGTCTCCAGCTTTCTCTTGCGACAGTTCTGGGCGGCCACCTTGTTCTTGCCCCGCCTTCGGATGTCCCGGACTAGTGCCAGCTGGCTCTCCGTCAGCGGGTACCGCGCCAACAGCTCGTTGAAGTCATCTACTGGCAAGTTGACAATCTTGTCCGTAGGGAAGGGGATCTTCATGGCCAGGGCCCGACGCTCATCCCGACTCCCTGCCTCCCCCCGTGCAGTGGGCTTGGCCCGCACGGGGCCCGAGGAGGGCTCTAAGACTAAGGGGGTCTCGGCAGGTGGCAAGGCATAGTTGGGGTGGGCCAAGGAGCTGGGCATTAGTGAGTAGGGGTACTCCACTGGGTACATCTCTACGTACTCGCTGCGACGCCGACCAGCCTCCGTCCCCTCCAGCTCAAGAGATTCAGCGTCACTATAGTTGAGGGATAATCCTGAGTCGGATTCTGGGTCTTCTTGGGGCTTGGATGGCCCCGCTGACAACCCAATGTCCAGGAGGGCCAAGGGGTCTGGGAGGGGGTCACTGAGCAGGCCCGAGAGGGTCAGTGGCTTGGAGGCTGGTACGGTCATGTTGCCGTAGGAGTATGGGGGGTCTGGGACATGAGATGTGGGTGCTGGGAGCTCATAAGTTGGTGAAGAAAGGGGAAAGCCAGCCTCCGGGTGGATTGAGCAGGGGCAGTAACTTGGAGGCGGCGGGGGCCCAGGGTATGGGGCTGGGGTCTCGAAGGATGGCTCACTTGGAGCGTTTAGGCCCTGCAAGAAAAGACACCAAAAGGTTTGGAGACAggctgaggaagaaaagaaaccagcTCTCTCTCAGAACAAAGCTGGGTCCCGCTGAAAGACCCAGTGAGataatcacaagggaagagaacggTGCTGAGTATCATTGAAAGCTTCTGGCAAAGTTGTGATACAGTTCGTTCACGAGGAAAGCGGCTTAAACAAGAAGTCACGCAACAATTATGGAATCCCCTCCTCTTCAGGAGAAGTTCTTACTGTATTGAAATGGCTCATGTCCCTTTATTTCCTTCAGGAAGACAAGGAGTGTCTCCAGGATGACCCTCGGAACCCTTTTCCTGCTGCCGCTATCTAGGGTCAAAGGGTCAAGTTCAGACCCTGGCCATGCCCTGGGTGTCCAGCAGAGGGAGCTGCTGTGTGGGAAGAGGGCTTAGGGCAGATCCTGAGGGCCCAGGCATGgtggcagggaagagaagggggtgGGCACAGAGCCAGGTCTGGGGCTGAGAGTTACCTTGGGGAGCCGGCACaagctctgccctctccccttcagtccctctgtccctgcccaggtgcagagaagaggagagaacgtGCTGGAAAAGGGCCCCCAACCCACATCGGGGAGCCACCCTGCTCCAGCCCAGCTGGGGACAAAGGCATCATTGTTAGGCCAACAGACACCCCTTTGTCCAACTAGCAGGAGGAGAGGACCCCGGCATAGTCTGACCCCCCTTCCCAAGGTCAGAACTACAGCTCTGCTACCTGAGGGAAAGGGGCCCCCCGCTgctgagggcagggggaggaaatGAGGGAAGAAGATGGGCAGGATTGGAGGAGGTCAGAACAGAAGAAGGTGAGGAAGGGAAGGCGGGACAGGAGGTGGGGCAGAGAGACGTAAGCAGAGTGAATGCCAAGAGAGCTTACACCCCCAATCAgatccttccttccccaccactCCTATCTCCTGCTCATCCACACTCCCTCCCCCTCAACGCTCTGGTCTTCCAACCAGATCGCCCTCTGACTCCAGCCCTTCCTTttacagtgcctggaacatttcCATCTTGAGACCCTGGGCTCTGCTTGCTCCAGCCCCCCGCCTCAGTCCCAGCCAGACTCCCTgtttctctgcttttccctccccccacccctgccccctaaCCCCACTCACCTGCAGCTCAGTGATGGACATGATCTCTTGCCAAGTCAATTCCATCTCACCCAGCTCCAGAGTGGGCAACTGTGTCACCCTGTTCCTGCTCTGCTGGGGAGGACACGGGGGCATCCTACTGGGCCAGGGCCTGGTCCAAGGTCCCGAAAGCCCAAATGGTCCCAGCAATCTGTGTGAAAGGAGAAACAGGAGTTAGGGCCTCTCCTGCCACAGGTCAGCAATTTTGTCCTCCTCCAAGGAGAGGCTCCCTCCAGCTTCACCTGAGGGAAGGAGATGCCTCATTCCccgctccaccccacccccattcatgCTGTACTCATCGGACAAACTCCTTAAGCTAGGAAGCCTTTTTCTGCCGTGTTGTCTCTATCTCACCTGCTATGGCTGTAGGCTGTTCCTTTGGGAGCACAGTAGGTTTTTATCTTCGTTTCAGACAAGATGCCTTCTCTTTCCCCTACTTCTTACTCCTCAAAACTGTATCACTGGCCAGGACAAAAGTCACATCatccagtgttttttatttttcctgtttcctgcaGCAACATCAAGGATCACTCCtgctctcctcctctgccctcacTTTTAGGATCTCAGTCTTTTCTTTCCAAGATGAGAGCGAGTGCTTGGGGATCCCCAAGGAGTGTGTTGTGGGAAGAGCCAAGCAGacagcccctccccttctctaAGATATGGCCCAGGCCTGGTGACTGATAgcagccctgccctctcctcctatCCAGGCCCTGGGCTCCCCTGCCTGGGCCAGATAAGAGGTTTATCAGCAGCAGGCAGCAGAGGAGGAATGGTCTCTGGAGACACTGGACCTCTGCCCTGTGTCCCACAGGGTCATCTTGGCTATACACCACTCCACACAACCAGGGGTCTTTTCTCTCCTAAGGTCATATAATAACCACAGCAAAGACTTATTTGGCATTTGTGGAGAACCGAGCTGGTGGTGTATAAGCACTCGTTTATGAGATTGATTTCCACAGAGATCCTGTAAGTTCCATTCAGAAGTTGAGACTCAAGCTGATAAATAGCAGAGTCAGGTCTGGTAACTAGAGTTGCCGACTCTACTAGCCTATCCCACCTTCCAGGCGCCTTCCCAGTCCTGCTCCCATGTCTCCATACGCCGAGACTCTATTGGCGGTCGACATCAATCAACTCTTTCTGTGGAAtctcagactctttttttttttttttttaatttatttttggctgcattgggtcttcgttgctgcacatgggctttctttagttgcggcgaaggggggctactcttcgttgcagtgcgcgggcttctcactgcagtgacttctcttgttgcggagcacaggctctaggcgcacgggcttcagtagttgtggctcacgggattagttgctccgcagcatgtgggatcttccctgaccagggttcgaacccacgtcccctgcattggcaggtggattcttaaccactgcgccaccagggaagtcctgcatctcagtctcttttctcttctaaGGAATATTTCTTTAGAGGCTTGAATACACACTTCCCTCCAGCCCCTTTTCTTTGGATCTGGGCTCTAGCTGCAGCTCTGCCACAGAGCAGCAGCATGATGTTGGGCAAGCCATCacatttctctgagcctctgtttcctcatttgtaaaaccaGGGAGTGAGACAAATTGAACTTGGAGGTCCCTCTCTGCTTGGATAGCTCAACATTCTCAGcaacccctcaccccaccttcatcttctcctctctttcaACCTCTCTCCTCATCCCACCTCCCTATTCCCTGACACCCATCTCACTCTCATCTGTTCTCCCTGCCTTCGGCAAGAGACTTCAAGTAGATGTGGGAGGGACCTCCTGATCTCTTAGGGCCAGACACCACACCCTACCTTTGCCATGTAAGTGAAGGCAGGCAGGCTGGGTGGGTGAGGGAGACTTATAGAAGGACAGAGCATAGGACTGGATGACCTTAGATCACCACAAGGTTGGCCTATCACAGCTATTTAATATGGGATCCACTCTTTGACTCACCACAAAACTGGTGAGAACTTTAAATTGTCCTTTCGAAGGAGGATCTCCCCTAGCCCCTGccccctaaccctaacccttgtTATATTGCCATCCCCAGAGCTGGGAGTTGGTATAGGCACAGGCCCTTGGCAAgtgggcagagggtggggtgtTTATGTCTGTCCAGGATGCCATTTCAACACCGGAACCCCACCTTCCCACACCCAGGTTCTGGCGGAAATTGCCCAAAGGCAAAGTGAATGGAGAAGGGGTTTAGGGGGCAGGGACAATGACTCTTGCCTCACAGtccttcacacatacacacacacacacacacacatgcacacatcccGTTTTGTCTCTCATAGTTTCCCGGATCTGACTCTTAGGTGCAGTACAAAGATCCTGCCCTAGGAGGCAGGAGACCAGGTTCTCTGGCCTTCCAGATGCATGATTTGGGGCAAATCGCTTCTTATTCAGACTCTCCTATTAAATGGGGACAGACTTGGAGAACCTCCTTGCAGTAGATTGCATCTGCCTCAGGCAGTCACAAACTTTATTGTGGCCTGCATTCACCTGGGGTGCTTGTGAAAATACAGAATTCTGAAAGCCACCCTGGACCTATCGAATTGAATTCATAGGCGCAGGTACCCAGCAATCAGCATTTTAACAAGTGGCCTGGTGTTTTTGATGCCAGAGGCCCACCCTACTTTGAAAACTACTAAACTGGTCCAACCATATGGACTTAAAAGAATGCAAAGCCAGAAGAGCACCTGGCAAGTAATCTCCAGACTTCTCCTAGCTTCACACCCTTGATCCAGGCAAGGCTGGGTTCTAGGCTGCCCTAgtctctgagactagatatcagccCCTCCTCATAAAGACCAGGAATTTAATCTTCCCCTCACCCTGGGACAGGGAAATGAGAATCCAGAAGGGCTGCTGGGGGAGGCGGGAGGTTAGGAAAGAGGCAGTTAAGGAGAACCTCAGGATCAAATCCAACCAGCTCTCTGGTGCAGTGGCAAGTTTGCACCAGGCCAAAAAGGCGTAGTCTGTTTTTTCCCTAGACACTCAGAGATGGGTGGTGGGAACAAGCAAGGTCTATACAACAAGCAAGGTCTATACAACAAGCAAGGTCAAGAAGTCTACCTTCAACAGGTCTTAGGAGTCTACCTTCCTGAAGATGGGCCAGGG
The genomic region above belongs to Balaenoptera musculus isolate JJ_BM4_2016_0621 chromosome 10, mBalMus1.pri.v3, whole genome shotgun sequence and contains:
- the HNRNPA1 gene encoding heterogeneous nuclear ribonucleoprotein A1 isoform X1, with amino-acid sequence MSKSESPKEPEQLRKLFIGGLSFETTDESLRSHFEQWGTLTDCVVMRDPNTKRSRGFGFVTYATVEEVDAAMNARPHKVDGRVVEPKRAVSREDSQRPGAHLTVKKIFVGGIKEDTEEHHLRDYFEQYGKIEVIEIMTDRGSGKKRGFAFVTFDDHDSVDKIVIQKYHTVNGHNCEVRKALSKQEMASASSSQRGRSGSGNFGGGRGGGFGGNDNFGRGGNFSGRGGFGGSRGGGGYGGSGDGYNGFGNDGGYGGGGPGYSGGSRGYGSGGQGYGNQGSGYGGSDSYNNGGGGGGFGGGSGSNFGGGGSYNDFGSYNNQSSNFGPMKGGNFGGRSSGPYGGGGQYFAKPRNQGGYGGSSSSSSYGSGRRF
- the HNRNPA1 gene encoding heterogeneous nuclear ribonucleoprotein A1 isoform X2, which produces MRDPNTKRSRGFGFVTYATVEEVDAAMNARPHKVDGRVVEPKRAVSREDSQRPGAHLTVKKIFVGGIKEDTEEHHLRDYFEQYGKIEVIEIMTDRGSGKKRGFAFVTFDDHDSVDKIVIQKYHTVNGHNCEVRKALSKQEMASASSSQRGRSGSGNFGGGRGGGFGGNDNFGRGGNFSGRGGFGGSRGGGGYGGSGDGYNGFGNDGGYGGGGPGYSGGSRGYGSGGQGYGNQGSGYGGSDSYNNGGGGGGFGGGSGSNFGGGGSYNDFGSYNNQSSNFGPMKGGNFGGRSSGPYGGGGQYFAKPRNQGGYGGSSSSSSYGSGRRF
- the NFE2 gene encoding transcription factor NF-E2 45 kDa subunit → MPPCPPQQSRNRVTQLPTLELGEMELTWQEIMSITELQGLNAPSEPSFETPAPYPGPPPPPSYCPCSIHPEAGFPLSSPTYELPAPTSHVPDPPYSYGNMTVPASKPLTLSGLLSDPLPDPLALLDIGLSAGPSKPQEDPESDSGLSLNYSDAESLELEGTEAGRRRSEYVEMYPVEYPYSLMPSSLAHPNYALPPAETPLVLEPSSGPVRAKPTARGEAGSRDERRALAMKIPFPTDKIVNLPVDDFNELLARYPLTESQLALVRDIRRRGKNKVAAQNCRKRKLETIVQLERELERLGSEREQLLRARGEADRTLEVMRRQLTELYRDIFQHLRDEAGNSYSPEEYALRQAADGAVFLVPRGTKMEAAD